In Chloroflexota bacterium, the DNA window GAGTGTTCTGGAACATTCGCGCAAGAGGAACTGTTTTCACCGAGTCTGCAAATGAGGACTCGTCTACCATAACCGCGCGTGTTGGGCGATGTCCAATACGAAAATCGTCGCGGCCGAATTGTTCATGGGCGCGGCGGCGCAAACCTGACGAATCTGATCCAGGATGGAATTGACTCGTTCTGCGCGCGCGCCGATCAACAACGTTGCATTCTCGCGGTGCGAAAATCCACCAATCGTGCTAAACCGGGTCGCGCGATAACTCCAGTTCGTCAGCCGCTTTAACAATTCTCCAGATGGTTCATTCGACACAATGACGAGAACCAATTGCATTGTGCCTGGCTCGACGGACTGGGGCGTGGAATCAACACTGAGGTGGTCGCCTTCCAAGCGGAGGTATCGCGCCACGGGCAATACAAAAACAGTCGCGCTACCGACCGCGGTTGGTGGCGCAAACCCCGATTGGTGCGGCTCAACCTCGCGCCCAGGAACATTGGCCGGAACGGTTCGCCGGTGGCAGTGAGTTCGGAGAAGTTCAAGCGCGCGTTCAACGTCGTTCGAGGGTAAGCCGATCAGCAACGTCACATTGTGCGTACCCAAAAATCCGCCAACGCTGCTGATGTGTGTGACCGCCAAGTCGGCTTGATTGAGAGCACGCGTAATGGCTTCGGCATCTTTGGGTTGGACAATTGCGAGCACCAATCTATCAATATCCATAACCGAATTGGGTCCTGCTCGATAAATCACACGCCAAACAGATTATAGCCGGTACGTCTCGTAACTGCCTTGACAGGGCCAGCCATTGCAAAATAAGAGTTGCCGTAATGTCGGCAGATAGATCGCCGCCGAGATCGTGTCCGAATCGTTCTGGGGACGATGGCGGCACAGTGCGGTCGCGCCGTGATATGCGGCGATACGTTTGGCTTGCTGAACATCCAGCGTGCCGCGCGCCTGTTGCAGCAATGCCTGGGCTGTTGCATAGCGGTCGCACGTTGCATCGTACGTCGCGCGCACGTTGGTTTTGAGTACGTGATGCTCGCGCATTTCGGCGCTCACAAAATGATTGGTGGCTACAACGCGGTC includes these proteins:
- a CDS encoding cyclic-di-AMP receptor; the encoded protein is MDIDRLVLAIVQPKDAEAITRALNQADLAVTHISSVGGFLGTHNVTLLIGLPSNDVERALELLRTHCHRRTVPANVPGREVEPHQSGFAPPTAVGSATVFVLPVARYLRLEGDHLSVDSTPQSVEPGTMQLVLVIVSNEPSGELLKRLTNWSYRATRFSTIGGFSHRENATLLIGARAERVNSILDQIRQVCAAAPMNNSAATIFVLDIAQHARLW